The following coding sequences are from one Rhodobiaceae bacterium window:
- a CDS encoding muropeptide transporter — protein MADEGVDLGTIGLFSLVGLPYVLKFLWAPLVDAAPVPLFTRWLGRRRGWLVATQLSLALAIGAMGLVDPVRAPLLMALAAVIVAFLSATQDIVIDAFRVETLDETEYAAGMANYVAAYRVALLVAGAGTVSALGIFEGLGAPSATLWSWAYGLMATLMGIGLVASLFATEPADSEKIESQREALNWAERFNHATVSPFVDFMKKPGWFLVLSFVLLFKFGDAFAGAMVTPFAIGIGFEKTVYAYIANGIGLPAALIGGFAGGFLGRMISMRNALWVGGILQMVSNLAFCWLAWVGPATEALAITVGIEAFTGGMGTVIFVAYLSSLCASREFTATQFALLSALAAVGRTVLSASAGFIAAAIGWVPFFILTTLAAVPGLILLAWLGHKKLLDGVNPLSAGQK, from the coding sequence ATGGCGGATGAAGGGGTTGATCTAGGTACCATCGGCCTCTTTTCCCTTGTTGGCTTGCCCTATGTCCTGAAGTTTCTGTGGGCGCCATTGGTTGATGCGGCGCCCGTTCCACTTTTCACACGCTGGCTCGGGCGGCGGCGGGGGTGGCTCGTCGCAACACAGCTCTCCCTCGCACTGGCGATTGGGGCAATGGGACTGGTTGATCCCGTGCGCGCACCCTTATTGATGGCGCTCGCCGCTGTCATTGTCGCGTTTCTGTCTGCCACTCAAGACATTGTCATTGATGCCTTTCGGGTCGAGACACTGGATGAAACAGAATATGCCGCAGGCATGGCAAACTATGTTGCCGCCTACCGCGTCGCGCTACTGGTTGCAGGCGCAGGGACCGTATCAGCTCTGGGCATCTTCGAAGGCCTGGGCGCACCATCAGCCACGCTTTGGTCCTGGGCCTATGGCTTGATGGCGACGTTGATGGGCATTGGGCTTGTCGCCTCTTTGTTCGCAACCGAACCCGCTGATAGCGAAAAGATTGAAAGTCAGCGCGAAGCACTCAACTGGGCAGAGCGGTTCAATCACGCAACCGTTAGTCCCTTTGTCGATTTTATGAAGAAACCGGGATGGTTCCTGGTTTTGTCTTTCGTTCTTTTGTTCAAGTTTGGCGATGCCTTCGCTGGTGCCATGGTTACGCCTTTCGCAATCGGCATCGGTTTTGAGAAGACCGTCTATGCCTATATTGCAAATGGGATTGGGTTGCCTGCTGCACTGATAGGTGGATTCGCTGGTGGATTTTTGGGCCGTATGATCAGCATGCGGAACGCGCTCTGGGTTGGTGGCATTTTGCAGATGGTGTCGAATCTGGCGTTTTGCTGGTTGGCCTGGGTAGGCCCGGCGACGGAAGCGTTGGCCATCACGGTGGGCATTGAGGCATTCACCGGGGGCATGGGCACAGTCATCTTTGTTGCCTACCTGTCGAGCCTCTGCGCCTCACGCGAGTTTACGGCCACTCAGTTTGCCTTGCTGTCAGCGTTGGCAGCAGTTGGGCGAACCGTGCTGTCGGCCAGTGCGGGATTTATCGCCGCCGCTATTGGCTGGGTGCCGTTTTTCATTCTCACCACGCTGGCGGCGGTTCCTGGCCTTATTCTGCTCGCCTGGCTTGGTCACAAAAAACTGCTTGATGGTGTAAACCCCTTGAGCGCGGGACAAAAATAG